Proteins encoded within one genomic window of Jiangella mangrovi:
- a CDS encoding carbohydrate ABC transporter permease has product MAVVTGAAGAAGPTGAAARDLAAARGRRRSRVAYLFLAPWILGVLGLTLGPMLASLYLSFTDYRLSGAPSWVGLANYQRMFTDDPRYWSSVWVTAKYVLLSVPLQLAFALAIAVFLDRGVRGLAIYRSVYYLPSLLGSSVAVAVLWRRLFSSDGLVVDVAGWVGIQMSGGWISDPERALDTLLVLNVWTFGSPMVIFLAGLRQIPDELVEAAKVDGAGAVQRFFRVVFPLLTPVVFFNLILQMIGAFQAFTPAYIVSAGTGGPADSTLFYTLYLFQSGFQAFDMGYASAMAWGLFVVIGAFTALNFAASRYWVHYGD; this is encoded by the coding sequence ATGGCCGTCGTGACCGGAGCCGCCGGCGCCGCCGGGCCGACCGGGGCCGCGGCGCGCGACCTGGCCGCCGCCCGCGGCCGGCGCCGCAGCCGGGTGGCGTACCTGTTCCTGGCGCCGTGGATCCTCGGCGTCCTCGGGCTCACACTCGGCCCGATGCTGGCGTCGCTGTACCTGTCGTTCACCGACTACCGGCTCAGCGGCGCGCCGTCGTGGGTCGGGCTGGCGAACTACCAGCGGATGTTCACCGACGACCCGCGGTACTGGTCGTCGGTCTGGGTGACGGCGAAGTACGTGCTGCTGTCGGTGCCGCTGCAGCTGGCGTTCGCCCTGGCCATCGCGGTGTTCCTCGACCGCGGCGTGCGCGGGCTGGCGATCTACCGGTCGGTGTACTACCTGCCGTCGCTGCTGGGATCGAGCGTGGCGGTCGCGGTGCTGTGGCGGCGGCTGTTCTCCAGCGACGGGCTGGTGGTCGACGTCGCCGGCTGGGTCGGCATCCAGATGAGCGGCGGCTGGATCTCCGACCCGGAGCGGGCGCTGGACACCCTGCTGGTGCTGAACGTGTGGACGTTCGGGTCGCCGATGGTGATCTTCCTGGCCGGGCTGCGGCAGATCCCGGACGAGCTGGTCGAGGCCGCGAAGGTCGACGGCGCCGGCGCGGTGCAGCGGTTCTTCCGGGTGGTGTTCCCGCTGCTCACGCCGGTGGTGTTCTTCAACCTCATCCTGCAGATGATCGGCGCGTTCCAGGCGTTCACGCCGGCGTACATCGTCAGCGCCGGCACCGGCGGCCCGGCCGACTCGACGCTGTTCTACACGCTGTACCTGTTCCAGTCCGGCTTCCAGGCCTTCGACATGGGCTACGCGAGCGCGATGGCGTGGGGGCTGTTCGTCGTCATCGGCGCCTTCACCGCACTGAACTTCGCCGCGTCCCGGTACTGGGTGCACTATGGCGACTAG
- a CDS encoding UbiA family prenyltransferase, whose amino-acid sequence MTMTRTRPGVRQLAGDVLAIGRPWFWFVSLVPYYLGVVLATRSIVPPVDDWPVLALGAVVIGPLVWLSVLAVNDAYDLRGDRLNPRKATSPLVSGRLTPSAALGVSAGAAVLAVAASLVVGPLFALGTAVVLLVGWAYSAPPLRLKARPGFDVTVNALAIGAAGQLAGWSLLRPLSEFPWPMAVLGTLVGAALYVPTTLADLQADRISGYTTVAVALGARRTYLLGLALWLAAGLLSLVMSAADVVIPRSMLPMEIVLVPLLVVAYRRLVRAEQTFRGIIAVATLFLVPSVTFVLTYTGAV is encoded by the coding sequence ATGACGATGACGCGCACCCGGCCCGGCGTCCGGCAGCTGGCCGGCGACGTGCTGGCGATCGGCCGGCCCTGGTTCTGGTTCGTCTCGCTGGTGCCGTACTACCTGGGGGTGGTGCTGGCCACGCGCAGCATCGTGCCGCCGGTGGACGACTGGCCGGTGCTGGCGCTCGGCGCCGTCGTGATCGGCCCGCTGGTCTGGCTCTCGGTGCTGGCCGTGAACGACGCGTACGACCTGCGCGGCGACCGGCTCAACCCCCGCAAAGCCACGTCGCCGCTGGTCAGCGGCAGGCTGACGCCGTCGGCCGCCCTCGGGGTGTCGGCCGGGGCGGCGGTGCTGGCCGTGGCGGCGTCGCTGGTCGTGGGGCCGCTGTTCGCACTCGGGACGGCGGTCGTGCTGCTGGTCGGCTGGGCGTACAGCGCGCCGCCGCTGCGGCTCAAGGCTCGCCCCGGCTTCGACGTCACCGTCAACGCCCTGGCCATCGGCGCCGCCGGGCAGCTGGCCGGGTGGTCGCTGCTCCGGCCGCTGTCGGAGTTCCCCTGGCCCATGGCGGTGCTCGGCACGCTGGTCGGCGCCGCACTGTACGTGCCGACGACGCTCGCCGACCTGCAGGCGGACCGGATCAGCGGCTACACGACGGTGGCGGTGGCGCTCGGGGCACGGCGCACGTACCTGCTGGGGCTGGCGCTCTGGCTGGCGGCCGGGCTGCTGTCGCTGGTCATGTCGGCGGCCGACGTGGTGATCCCGCGGTCGATGCTGCCGATGGAGATCGTGCTGGTGCCGCTGCTGGTGGTGGCCTACCGGCGGCTGGTCCGGGCCGAGCAGACCTTCCGCGGCATCATCGCCGTCGCCACGCTGTTCCTGGTGCCGAGCGTGACGTTCGTCCTCACCTACACCGGCGCGGTCTAG
- a CDS encoding 2-hydroxy-3-oxopropionate reductase — protein MTAIGFIGLGVMGGPMAANLVKAGFDVTGFNRSPAKVERLVAAGGRGATSAAEAVEGADVVVTMLPDSPDIEAVLLGGSGKGDDGVLARLAPGTVVVDMSTIRPDVARSLAAAGAERGIGVLDAPVSGGEQGAVDATLSVMVGGEAATFDTARPVLDAVGRTIVHVGPAGAGQTVKAANQLIVGGTLQLVSEALVFLDAHGVDRSRAVEVLAGGLAGSAVLDRKAPAMLARNFDPGFRVDLHHKDLGIVTAAAREAGVAIPLGALVATLMASLRAQGHGDLDHGALLLQVEQLSGRADD, from the coding sequence ATGACGGCCATCGGCTTCATCGGCCTGGGGGTCATGGGCGGCCCCATGGCGGCGAACCTGGTGAAGGCCGGGTTCGACGTGACGGGGTTCAACCGCAGCCCGGCGAAGGTCGAGCGGCTCGTCGCCGCGGGCGGGCGCGGGGCGACGTCGGCGGCCGAGGCCGTCGAGGGCGCCGACGTCGTCGTCACCATGCTCCCCGACTCCCCCGACATCGAGGCCGTGCTGCTGGGCGGGTCCGGCAAGGGTGACGACGGCGTCCTGGCGCGGCTGGCGCCCGGCACCGTCGTCGTCGACATGAGCACCATCCGCCCGGACGTGGCGCGGTCGCTGGCCGCAGCGGGTGCCGAGCGCGGCATCGGCGTGCTCGATGCCCCGGTCAGCGGTGGCGAGCAGGGCGCCGTCGACGCGACGCTCTCGGTCATGGTCGGCGGCGAGGCAGCGACGTTCGACACCGCGCGGCCGGTGCTCGACGCCGTCGGCCGCACCATCGTCCACGTCGGCCCGGCCGGCGCGGGCCAGACCGTCAAGGCGGCCAACCAGCTCATCGTCGGCGGCACGCTGCAGCTGGTCTCCGAGGCGCTGGTCTTCCTCGACGCCCACGGGGTGGACCGGTCGCGGGCGGTCGAGGTGCTGGCCGGCGGTCTGGCCGGCAGCGCCGTCCTCGACCGCAAGGCGCCGGCCATGCTCGCCCGCAACTTCGACCCCGGCTTCCGGGTCGACCTGCACCACAAGGACCTCGGCATCGTCACCGCCGCCGCCCGAGAGGCGGGGGTCGCCATTCCGCTCGGCGCGCTGGTGGCGACGCTCATGGCCTCGCTGCGCGCCCAGGGCCACGGCGACCTCGACCACGGCGCCCTGCTCCTGCAGGTCGAGCAGCTCTCCGGCCGCGCGGACGACTAG
- a CDS encoding ABC transporter substrate-binding protein, whose amino-acid sequence MAAHDGALSRRTFLQASAAVGAGLAGSGLLAGCGDDGGSSSSGGGGGPATIRFAFWGSDDRVKRFQEAVDHFHTEHSSIRVEPEFGAIDAIETKTTVAMAGGNLPDVFWIVGPLLPQLGRDGHLVDLSTVIGNGIDGDGFEDSLLLSGQVDGVQYALPHGLQSIGLFANQRVLDEVGIEARKYPESFSWDEYADVCRQIREAKGDLFYGTDEPTYAGAPHFFRAWARQRGENLYDDGGDLGFTEDTLRSWLEYWQEMRDSGAAVPPQLALEQNPFFEGAPMIRGLSAFHMRNSNQLLELQGLSEDDLTLMPCPGNGGDGASSIGIDPNILGISADSSNVDAAVEFVNFLLNDPKRAEVIGTTIGAPATQAMREHILPTLSEPEAEFIEYIDFEATAPIDPIPPAPDTAGAFQDGVNLAMEELAYGRISIDDAVEQVFGDLRQTLTG is encoded by the coding sequence ATGGCTGCTCACGACGGTGCGCTCTCGCGGCGCACGTTCCTCCAGGCCAGCGCCGCGGTGGGCGCCGGGCTGGCCGGGTCCGGCCTGCTGGCCGGCTGCGGCGACGACGGCGGCTCCAGCAGCAGCGGCGGCGGTGGCGGCCCGGCCACCATCCGGTTCGCGTTCTGGGGCTCCGACGACCGCGTCAAGCGCTTCCAGGAGGCCGTCGACCACTTCCACACCGAGCACAGCAGCATCCGCGTCGAGCCCGAGTTCGGCGCCATCGACGCGATCGAGACGAAGACGACGGTCGCGATGGCCGGCGGGAACCTGCCAGACGTGTTCTGGATCGTCGGCCCGCTGCTCCCGCAGCTCGGCCGCGACGGCCACCTCGTCGACCTCTCCACCGTCATCGGCAACGGCATCGACGGCGACGGGTTCGAGGACTCGCTCCTGCTGTCCGGGCAGGTCGACGGCGTCCAGTACGCGCTGCCGCACGGGCTGCAGTCCATCGGGCTCTTCGCCAACCAGCGCGTCCTCGACGAGGTCGGCATCGAGGCCCGCAAGTACCCCGAGTCGTTCAGCTGGGACGAGTACGCCGACGTCTGCCGGCAGATCCGCGAGGCCAAGGGTGACCTGTTCTACGGCACCGACGAGCCCACGTACGCCGGCGCCCCGCACTTCTTCCGCGCCTGGGCCCGGCAGCGCGGCGAGAACCTGTACGACGACGGCGGCGACCTCGGCTTCACCGAGGACACGCTGCGCTCCTGGCTGGAGTACTGGCAGGAGATGCGCGACTCCGGCGCCGCCGTCCCGCCGCAGCTGGCGCTGGAGCAGAACCCGTTCTTCGAGGGCGCGCCGATGATCCGCGGGCTGTCGGCGTTCCACATGCGCAACTCCAACCAGCTGCTGGAGCTGCAGGGCCTGAGCGAGGACGACCTCACGCTGATGCCGTGCCCCGGCAACGGCGGCGACGGCGCCTCGTCCATCGGCATCGACCCGAACATCCTCGGCATCTCCGCGGACAGCTCGAACGTCGACGCCGCCGTCGAGTTCGTGAACTTCCTCCTCAACGACCCCAAGCGGGCCGAGGTCATCGGAACCACCATCGGCGCGCCGGCCACGCAGGCGATGCGCGAGCACATCCTGCCGACGCTGAGCGAGCCCGAGGCGGAGTTCATCGAGTACATCGACTTCGAGGCCACCGCGCCGATCGACCCGATCCCGCCCGCCCCGGACACCGCCGGCGCCTTCCAGGACGGCGTCAACCTCGCCATGGAGGAGCTCGCCTACGGCCGCATCAGCATCGACGACGCGGTCGAGCAGGTCTTCGGCGACCTGCGTCAGACGCTCACCGGCTGA
- a CDS encoding FCD domain-containing protein, whose translation MVQPDGPAFHAVERSKVYSSVVDQILASIRDGRLPPGSALPAERILANQLQVSRGSLREAIRVLEHAGVLDVRVGSGTYVSLDSGSDTTILRAQAALIGEHSPLDLIVARAAIEPVCAEHAARSHHPSDLQAIEDAVTEQAQVTHAGGDPSEADAAFHLAVAVASHNGVLVALQRTLNDLMHEHTWSDLKHRSRSRSHASEDYLEHHRLVLEAIRHRDPRRAGQLMVMHMSAIETGLLAEVERAG comes from the coding sequence GTGGTTCAACCAGACGGCCCCGCGTTCCACGCGGTCGAACGGTCGAAGGTCTACTCCTCGGTCGTCGACCAGATCCTCGCGAGCATCCGCGACGGGCGGCTGCCACCGGGCAGCGCACTGCCGGCCGAGCGGATCCTCGCCAACCAGCTGCAGGTGAGCCGCGGATCGCTGCGCGAGGCGATCCGGGTGCTCGAGCACGCCGGCGTCCTCGACGTCCGGGTCGGCAGCGGCACCTACGTCAGCCTCGACAGCGGCTCCGACACCACCATCCTGCGCGCCCAGGCGGCCCTGATCGGCGAGCACAGCCCGCTCGACCTCATCGTCGCCCGGGCCGCCATCGAGCCGGTCTGCGCCGAGCACGCCGCGCGCTCGCACCACCCCAGTGACCTGCAGGCCATCGAGGACGCCGTCACCGAGCAGGCCCAGGTCACGCACGCCGGCGGCGACCCCAGCGAGGCCGACGCCGCCTTCCACCTGGCCGTCGCGGTGGCCTCGCACAACGGCGTCCTGGTGGCGCTGCAGCGCACGCTCAACGACCTCATGCACGAGCACACGTGGAGCGACCTCAAGCACCGGTCGCGGTCCCGGTCGCACGCCTCCGAGGACTACCTCGAGCACCACCGGCTGGTGCTCGAGGCCATCCGGCATCGCGACCCGCGGCGGGCCGGCCAGCTCATGGTCATGCACATGAGCGCCATCGAGACCGGTCTGCTGGCCGAGGTCGAGCGCGCTGGTTGA
- a CDS encoding carbohydrate ABC transporter permease, protein MATRTALRRPAPRRAVAWLTGQGWKHLLLIAFGFVMLYPLVWMFTQSFTPNDAVMGRAGEGGFTLDNYLDGWSALGISFGRFMANSFLVAALSIVGNLVSCTLAAYAFARLEFRFRGPMFALMLATIMLPFHVTVVPQYIVFHQLGLIDTYVPLILPKFLAVESFFVFLMVQFIRGLPRTLDDAAALDGAGQLRTFWSVILPLCLPAIAVTAVFTFIWTWNDFFTPLLYLTSPDKYTAVIGLSTFQDATGLTNYGALFAMSVVTLLPVFAVFLIAQKALTRGIATTGLK, encoded by the coding sequence ATGGCGACTAGAACCGCGCTCCGCAGGCCGGCGCCTCGGCGCGCCGTCGCCTGGCTCACCGGCCAGGGCTGGAAGCACCTGCTGCTCATCGCGTTCGGGTTCGTCATGCTCTACCCGCTGGTGTGGATGTTCACCCAGTCGTTCACGCCCAACGACGCCGTCATGGGCCGGGCCGGCGAGGGCGGGTTCACGCTGGACAACTACCTGGACGGGTGGTCGGCGCTGGGCATCTCGTTCGGGCGGTTCATGGCGAACTCGTTCCTCGTGGCCGCGCTGAGCATCGTCGGCAACCTGGTGTCGTGCACGCTGGCGGCGTACGCGTTCGCCCGGCTGGAGTTCCGGTTCCGCGGCCCGATGTTCGCGCTCATGCTGGCGACGATCATGCTGCCGTTCCATGTGACCGTCGTGCCGCAGTACATCGTGTTCCACCAGCTCGGGCTGATCGACACCTACGTGCCGCTGATCCTGCCGAAGTTCCTGGCCGTCGAGTCGTTCTTCGTCTTCCTCATGGTGCAGTTCATCCGCGGGCTGCCGCGCACGCTCGACGACGCCGCGGCGCTGGACGGGGCCGGTCAGCTGCGCACGTTCTGGAGCGTGATCCTGCCGCTGTGCCTGCCCGCCATCGCGGTCACCGCGGTGTTCACGTTCATCTGGACCTGGAACGACTTCTTCACGCCGCTGCTGTACCTGACCTCGCCGGACAAGTACACGGCCGTCATCGGGCTGAGCACGTTCCAGGACGCCACGGGCCTGACGAACTACGGCGCGCTGTTCGCCATGTCGGTGGTGACGCTGCTCCCGGTGTTCGCCGTCTTCCTCATCGCGCAGAAGGCCCTGACCCGCGGCATCGCCACGACCGGACTCAAGTGA
- a CDS encoding hydroxypyruvate isomerase family protein: MPEPRLAVNCSILLTDLPLRERLDAVRAAGFEAVEFWWPFPTATPADAEVEAFVDAVRASGLRLVALNLFAGDLPAGERGLVSWPGREDELLASVRVATYIGGELGCRRFNALYGNRLPGRDPAEQDAVAVGTLMAAATGLGVIDATVLLEPVSGIDAYPLRTAAQVVAVADRVAAETGRTNIGLLLDVYHLSVNGDDVPAAIELYRDRIAHVQLADAPGRGAPGTGSLPLSDWIDDLAAGGYDGWMALEHVSADADPFAWRTEGSWR, translated from the coding sequence ATGCCTGAGCCGCGACTCGCCGTCAACTGCTCGATCCTGCTGACCGACCTGCCGCTGCGCGAACGGCTCGACGCCGTGCGCGCCGCCGGCTTCGAGGCGGTGGAGTTCTGGTGGCCGTTCCCCACCGCCACTCCGGCCGACGCCGAGGTCGAGGCGTTCGTCGACGCCGTGCGGGCGTCCGGGCTGCGGCTGGTCGCACTGAACCTGTTCGCCGGCGACCTCCCGGCCGGCGAGCGCGGCCTCGTGTCCTGGCCCGGCCGCGAGGACGAGCTGCTGGCCAGCGTCCGGGTCGCGACGTACATCGGCGGCGAGCTGGGCTGTCGCCGCTTCAACGCGCTGTACGGCAACCGGCTCCCGGGCCGCGACCCCGCGGAACAGGACGCCGTCGCCGTCGGGACCCTCATGGCGGCCGCCACCGGACTGGGCGTCATCGACGCGACCGTGCTGCTCGAGCCGGTCAGCGGCATCGACGCCTATCCGCTGCGTACGGCGGCGCAGGTCGTCGCCGTCGCCGACCGAGTCGCCGCCGAGACCGGCCGCACCAACATCGGGCTGCTGCTCGACGTCTACCACCTCTCCGTCAACGGCGACGACGTGCCGGCGGCCATCGAGCTGTACCGCGACCGCATCGCGCACGTCCAGCTGGCCGACGCCCCGGGCCGTGGCGCGCCCGGCACCGGTTCGCTGCCGCTCTCCGACTGGATCGACGACCTCGCCGCCGGCGGATACGACGGCTGGATGGCACTGGAACACGTGAGCGCCGACGCGGACCCGTTCGCGTGGCGCACGGAAGGGAGCTGGCGATGA